tcatgttcaactcttttgcgaccccatgaactgtagccctccaagatcctctgtccataggattctccaggcaagtataccagactaggtttccatttcctttccagggaatcttcccaacccagggatcagaccctgaactgtgtctcctgaattggcaggcagattctttactactgagccaccaaacaGAATTTAAACATGATGAAACTGATGAAATCTGACAGGGAAAAACTACTAGTCAATACTGTAATTTCATTTTAATGCAGTATAAAATTACTAATTAATGAGAAATATTCTCAATTTCTCAACAAGGAATTAATCAATCAATATAGTCTAAAATGAGAAtatggttaattaaaaaaaaaaaaaaaaaacataatgctGCAAGACCGCCAGGGTGAGTTTCAGATTTTGTGAATCAAACTCACAAGACACAAGAGGCTGTCCCAGCATCAAATTTGTTTCACTTGGAGAAATGATCCAGGACAGGGAGCTCAGTGTCCCAAGGTTCATGAGACCCAGACAGAGTCTCTCATACCACCATCCCTGAGGGATGGGAACCAACGTGAGTACAGACACAAGCACAGAAAAGCTACAGTGGCGGGCTCCCTTCTCTGAAATACTTCAACAGCCCCATAGCACCTGTGTCCGTCTGCCTTGCACCCATCCTTGCATTGGCAATGCGCCAATGACAGATTAGACAATCAGCAACCCTCGGACCAGATGCAGTGTGCCTCAGAAAGGTCATCCTCCTCTTGCTCATCCTCCTCTTGTTCACGTTGCAAGAAGGTTGACCACAGGTCAAACTGTCCTTCAATTCCCTGAGACTAAAGGAATATTCACCTCCACTGTCTCTTTTCTTAAACATACAGAGCCTATCTTTCAGGGGAAAAATATCTTTAGAGGTGAAGAAATGTATGTGAAGTTCAGAGTTTATTCAGTttcacttcacattcactttcttCAATTAGAATCAAGTAAAATTAAATcttaactaaaaaaataataataaacatggcACAATCCCATTTTTATGAAAGTATTTCTATCTCCATTCTATCTGTAAAAATGCATAGAAATATGTTTAGGATGCTGtaaaagaaatatcaatgatGGTTATATTTGAGTGACGAAACGaggcaatatttttattttgtacttttctgcTTAAATTGTTTATGagaatttttttcacagaaagaaTAAAGCGATTTTTctctaaaagaaacaaaagaacccTGACATCTTGGCAAGAGTCCTCAGTTTTAAAGCGTCCATGTTTACTTTCTTCCTCTTGCTCCTCCCGCCTTCCCCAACCCCAAGTTGCCTCTATTTCACGTCTCCCTCTCTTACCACTCCCTTTACACCCCAcccccttttctccttcccctgctttCCCCAGTTCTAGCCCCTCTTCCCAGACTGAGAAAATGCCATCGCTGGCCCACAAGGGTGGAAATGATAGGCTCCTTCCCTTTTTCtgcaggaggctggggtgggcactttttttttttttcagaccttCCGCGTCCCTTCCTTTCCCCGCTACTTCTCACGAACCCCGCCCCCAGGAGCAGAAGTGAAAGCAGCCACAGTGAAGGCGGAGGAATGGACAGAGAGCTCTGACCAGAAAGCAGCTCTGCGGCAAACTTCCTGACACAATTTGGCCAGTGGAAAAGCCTGAATCTTCCTCCAGGCTCTGTGTCAGTCCCTCAGCTCTACTTTTGGTCCCCAACACCTCTGCTATTAATACATCACTAACTTCTTGGGTTGCCATATTCCCTCAAGGATCTGCCTCGGCGGAGGGTTCACTGCCCCCCCACTCTGGGCCAGGAGGAGCAGCGAGTAGAGTGGCTTGAACCACCCTCACCCAAGCCCCCTTTTGACAGAGAACCAGGTCCACCCAGACAGGCTGACGGCTACCAACAGTTTACCACAAGAAATTTCCCTCCAGGActttactggtggtccagtggataagaatctccctgccaatatAGGGGACACGGATTCCATCCCCGGtccgggaaaatcccacatgccgcggagcaactcAACCCGCGAGTCTAGAGCCTGTTGTTCGCAACAAGAAGCCACCGCACTGAGAATCCCGCGTGCCCTCAAAGCACAGTAGCCTCTGCTCGCTTCTggcgcaactagagaaacccgcgcagcaacaaaaaccaaccacagccaataataataataataataaataatttttaaaaaatccacctgccaatgcaagagacaggtgttcgattcctgatctgggaagattccacataccgccGTGCAACGAAGCCCGGGAGCCGCAAATTATGAAGCCCACGCGCCCCAAAGCCCGTgcttcccaacaagagaagctaccgccATCAGCCCAGTACCCCTTcgtgcactgcaacgaagagtagcccccgctacCCGCAATTAGAAAGAGCCAGCgcaacaaccaagacccagtgtggtcaaaaatacataaataaattaaaatttaaagttccCTCcattaaacacacaaacacacctccCTCCAGCGGGTGACTGGGTCATGAGGCGgactagagaaaaacaaaaatttcaggcACACAGTTAAGAGTGTaacacctccccttccccacagCTTCGCTGACGGACTTATTTAAAGCTGCCCTTAGGCTTCAACTAGTCTCTCTTCATCCCAAGCTTACTCTTCCTTTCACGCCTCACTCCGCTGGAAATAAGGGGAAAGAGCTCTGTCAGACACTTTTCAACCTCGCCGGTCGCTCCTGCACTTCTCACTGTTGTAAGGTACGTCAGAAAAAAGCTGCCAGCCATTCTCACAGGCAGTTACCTGTGAGACCGCAACCATAGGAGCTTTCCCATAGGATTTGCCTTATTCACCATTTAATTAGCCGCCAGGACGTTCAactgtgtggaaatacaaaatgcAGCCTTACTTAAACGGACTGTAGGAGACTTCGCGCTGTGGCCTTGCCACGGTCCCTTCGAGAGCCCTCTGGCGCCACAAGCCGTCTGGGTGTCGGCAGCCGGGAGGTTCCGCGCCGTGTCGTCCTGGCCGCTAACGTTCGCTGCGCGGCCTCTCGCACCTTCGCGCCTTCTCGCACAGTCGCGCTCGGTCGCGGAGTTCAGCCCGCCCCCTCTGCGGTCAGCCGCTGCGGCCAGCAgccggccccgcccctgcccagcCTCGCCCTATGGCGACGCGGCGGGGGCGGGactgagtctctctctctctctctctctctctctctctctctctctctctctctctctctctctctctctctctctctctctctctctctctctctctctctctctctctctctctctctctctcgccacGCCCCCGGGATCCACGCCCCCGCGGTAACCCTCATTTGCTGCCGCGCTGGTCTCTCTCCAGGGTTGCCCGATTGGAAGGGTCCTCGAAGGGACGCCGGGGCCTCGGTCCCCCTAAGAGCAGACACGGTGCCTCCACCTCGCCCCGCCATGTCCCCTCCCTGAGCGGAGTCCTGGTGTTGGCTGGTCTAAGGGGGAGGGCTGAGGTGAGATTCGCCGCTTACCACAGCTGTCGTGGCGTGGGGATGCGGAGGGAACGGAGGAGGGGCCGGGGAAGGAAAGGGATGTGGCCCACAGACTAGAGCACCGACTTTAGGAATTCTTCGCTCGCCCCCTGCCATTCTTCCCCACCCCCGCCTCTGGGCCCTTCTCTCTGGATGGGTAGCAGGGATAGAAGGAGATTCTTCACTGACTACCCGTTGTACCTTTTTAGCTGTGAATCatgtttgttattgtttagtcgctaagtcctgtccgactctttgcgaccccatggactgtaacccaccagactcctctgtccttgggattctccaggcaaaaatattggagtgagttagcattccttcctccagggatcttcctgacccagagatcgaactcgagTCTTCTACTCCTTTattgctgacagattctttacccctgagccactggggaagcccgaaAATACAGGACGCCCGGTTAAATTTGAATGTCagataaacaagaaaaatgtttaGTATAAGTATACCCCAAATATGGGATATactcataccaaaaaaaaaaaaaagctttcattgTTTACTTAACATTCAAACGTGACTGGGCACTCTGTATTTTATTTGGCATCCCTACAACACCCCAAATATTAGCTCGAGAGGGAAAGCCACtcctacaattttcttttttcagttttctgttttcatttcttaaattgTTAACCCAAAGTTAAATTGGTAGCCCACAGCCTCACTAGTCTATAGATGCAAATGAATTCACTTAAAAATCACAAATGTCCTTGGCCTGGCCGTCCCCCAGTGCAGGACTTTGTCCCTCTGAGATAACCGCACTCTGGGGCTTCCCCCAAAGAGGTTCCTCGGCTCCTGTGGTAGTTGAGTGCCCACAGTCCCCTAGGCCACAGGAGGGCAGCGGTTACTTGCTTGCGCAGTGCGGCTGAGCCTGTGCTTCAGCGCCCTCTGCTGGTAAATTCCAGACTGCAGTCTCGGGGGCTGCCCGAGGACCCTGGGCTCCACCATCCAACAGCTGAGCGAGTTCcttcagggagagaggaaggcctcttcttcctcctctcatcGGACTAACAGCAGATGGCCTCTCCAActcccctctctgccccacctcctccttcctCACGATGCTCAAGCCTCCTCTTGCCTCCTCTTGGCTCCCTCCACCTCAGATGTCCAGCCTGGCTCTGCACTGACCAAAGACTCCTCAAATGCTAGGCAGGGGCAAGGGTCACAGTCAGCTGCCTCTCGTGCTGCATCACTCGCACTGCCCAGGTTCTGCCCTAGACAGCCAGATGAGCCTGTATCCATTTAAACCTCCCATCCTCACCCCAGGGTGCCTTGGCCAGTCTGTAGCAGCTCCTTTCAAGGAAGGATGacttattcattttctgtctctccATCAGGTGGGACTCGGTCCTCCTAGCACAGGCACAGGGCAGAGTGAACAAATCCTAGCAAAATGAAGACTGAGAGGCTGGGGCGGGGATGAAAGGACCTCCCTGGATCAGAGGCAaagtgtgattttcttttctttttttttttttttaataaagacacTTCATTTACAGATAATACAAAATAAACCACAGGACAAACTACTGTGCAGGAGGAGGGACAGTCCCCATTttaacccccctccccatcccaaaataagttatataaaaaatgtaaaaggccCTAGAAGGAGGGAGGGGTAGGGCTGGAAGCACCTTTACTGATTGGGGATTGGGGCCTGCAGTCCTCAGCCACTCTATTCCAAGGCAGAGTGGACCCTGGCTTGCTCCCTTCCAAGTCCTGGGCCTGGCAAGGAGGGGACACAGCTACAAGGGCAGTTGGTGGTCATTATTGAggctcccaggccagggatcccaGCTTCTGACTCTAAAGGGTTGGAGTAAGTAGAGTGGTGAGTGGCGCTGGGGGTGGGCACGGGGTTGGCATTATTGCAGTGCTCCAGTCATCTTCCTCCTGGCCCTGGACACAGGTCTGCACCGGGCTCTGGAGAGCAGCCATGTCAGGGAAGGAGTGTGGGGATCCTCAAAGCGACGATGTTGTTGAGTCCACCACCTCACGGCCGTTGCAAACAGTGGGGACAAACTGGGAGCCAGACCCTAGGAAGAGGAAACTGGAGGTTGGGGCTAGTCTTGAGGTCCCTTCAGTCAGTGGGCATCAGGGAGGCAGGACTACGGAGAGTagctcaccaccaccccccacccgctCCTGTTCAGCCTCATCTGGGGGGCACTCCACCCCCAGCCAAAGAATCTCAGCAACCCAGGAAGTGGCCCCCATGCTGAGAGTTGGGGCAGAGGCTTATCATAGATGGATGCTGACCTTGGCCGAGGCTGGAGCTGGCTCTGGCAGCTGCGCTGCCGAAGCGGCTGGTGGGCGTGCGGTGACTGACCACGTTCTTTTGCGGCTGAAACAGGATGATGTGCAGCTTGGGTGCAAACAGACAGCCGAGCACCACAGAGCCACTGAGACTTACCGACACGCACATGGTGGTGGTCTGCACCTGCAGTGGGAGAGGTCAAGGATGAGTCTGTCCCAaggcctggccctggccccgGGAACCCTGCCCAAGTGGTGGGGTCCCGGCAGTGGGAACCGTAAGCATCCAGCCCTGGGCCTTGGTCCGTTTGCCAAGTCCCAGAGAATTTTTAGGAGGGTTGGGCACAGTCCCAGCATCAGCCTCAGTGCACCGTCTTCCAGGAAGACCAAAGTTCTAGCTGTGGGGTTAGGGTGAACATGCAAGGTGCATGTATGCATGGGAGTGTGTGTGCAGACATGTGTCTGTGTGGGGGGGTGCAGGCATGGAGTGCTGGCATGTAGTTGCATGTGTATCTGTATGcgggtgtgtgtgtaggggatgGTGAGAGTAGGCAGTTGTGTGTGAAAGTGTAGGATGCATGTGTACGGATGTGTGTAGGTGGGTAGATGTGGATGCATGCCAGGTGTGCaggtatgtgcacatgtgtgtgcatgtagggatacgtgtgtgtgcacgtgtgtttgGGGTCGGTGTGTGTACCTCCCAGCTGAGTCCTTAGCCACTTATGACTGGCATGCAAGTGCAAATGATATGCAAATGCAGGTTGAGTCAGAGCAGATTCCCTCCCCAGCTCATCCTCCACTGCCCAGGCAGGTGGCCCAGCAGGCGCACGAGCAGCCAAGCCcagctggccctggccctggccctggccctgcccaccatACCTCTGTCCTGAGGGAGGGGGCCTTTGCAGGGGCTGTTGCCTCGATTTTCCTGCTCCTTTAATTGTTAAGATTGTCAGCTCAGACCCTACTCTATACTCCCATGCTGAGTGACCTAAGGGAAGGGATTAAACCTCCTTgagtctccatttcttcatctgtaaaatggggagagtcATGGAATTTACTACAGAGTCATGAGGACCACTGAAGACTATCCTCTTATTGTTCAGAGCGCCCCTCACCTGTCACCTCCTCGGAAAAGCCTTCCCTGAGCACCCCATCTGAACCAGCCACTGTCCCTTGAAGCTGAGCAGGCCCATGGAGCATTCAGTGCCAGTTGGAATTTTGCTTGGAAGTCACCAACTGGGGTACAGTTTTCACCTGCTTTGACCTTCCCAAGCTCTACATCCCAGGTCACCTTCCGCTCCTTGCTTCACCTTTCCTGAATCCCCTGGTTTCACCTCTCaaccccagagtcacacagctccGGGGGTGCCCCGTCACACTGCCCAGCTCCGAGGGGCATCAGAGCATCACACTCTTCGGGGCTGCTGGCTCCACAGCCCCGCCCTGCCATTCTCATTCCTGCCTCCTTCTCACCTCTGCCTACCCTTCCATCATGTACAccccccaccgcaactcaaggcagagggcagtggggagggcagtGCAGACCCTCTGCTCCAATCAGTTTCCATATTGActgtcctccccacctccaccctacCTATTCCAGCCTGACTGCACTGCAGAGTGCAGTTCCAGGACTCCTCCTAGGCTCCACTCAGCCTTCCCACCTTGCCCTGGGGTCCAGTCCCAATTGGGCCACCATAAGCTGTGAGCTCCTGGGTGAGCATTTAACCTGTTGGAGCCTCAGAGTTATCAGAAGACTCAATGAGGGAGGTACCAGGAAACAGAAGGTCCCGTGTCCTGCTctgcccccatcccccacctcagCCTGCCTTGGAGCAGGTCGCTCACCCGGTAGTCACTGGAGGTGACATAGAAGATGGGCAGGAAGGCCAGCCAGATAATGCAGGTGGTGTACATAGTAAAGCCGATGAACTTGGCCTCATTGAAGTTTTCGGGGCACTTTCGAGTCTTGAAGGCATAGAGCGTGCAGAGCGCAATGAGGAGCACATTGTAGGCCAGCGAGCCCAGCATGCTTGCATCGCGGTGGTTGCAGCGCAATGTCACTACCTCCCGCCGCTCAGGGGCTGTCTCCTTGCCTGTGCCCGGGGCCTCCACCACCAGCCAGGTGGCCACGATGAGCAGCTGGCCTGAGATAAGGGCCAGGCAGATGGCCACCTGCGAGGCAGGGCTGATGAAGCGTGGCCGCTGGGCTCCCTCCCGGGCCCCACCGAAGATGCGCGCAATGCGGTTGGTCTTGGTGAGCAGGGCTGAGTAGCAGACGGAGAAGGCAGTGCCCAAACCGAGGCGCCGTAAGGTGCACACCGCTGTGGATGGCTTGGCAATGAAGACGAAGGTCATGCAGTAGCAGAGGAAGACGCCGCCCAGCAGAATGTAGCAGAGCTCTCGGCCCGAGGCCTTGACCACAGGGGTGGCATTGTGCCTCACAAAGACACCCAGGACAAACAGGGTGGCCAGGGCGCCTAGGCAGGCGATGGTGACAGGTCCCACGGCCCAGGCATCGCCCCAGCGGATGTATTCCTGGGGCAGCTCGAAGCAGCCAGTGAGGCTGGCGTTGGGCCAGTAGCCCAGGCCACAGTCGGCACAGGTGAACTCATCCAGCCGGTACTCGTAGGGCTGGCAGGGAATGCAGAGCCAGCAGCAGACCTCCCCCGGCTGCACGCTCTTCACCTCATTCTGTAGGCAAGGCTCACTGCAGCGAGAGGCGGGCAGGGGACCGGCGGAGGGTGAGGCCCACGGGATGAGGCTGGTGTCCAGGGTCAGGCCTTCTGCCCAATAGCCCACCTTCTGGTAGCGATAGCGCCCACCGCCTGCCTGCAGGTAGGTGAAGATGTTGTAGCGACCAATACCGTCCCCAAAGCGGTCGAAGCGGACCTCGCTGTGGGTGTCAGCTG
This genomic stretch from Muntiacus reevesi chromosome 4, mMunRee1.1, whole genome shotgun sequence harbors:
- the GRM2 gene encoding metabotropic glutamate receptor 2, with protein sequence MGSLLGLLALLLLWGAVAEGPAKKVLTLEGDLVLGGLFPVHQKGGPAEECGPVNEHRGIQRLEAMLFALDRINRDPSLLPGVRLGAHILDSCSKDTHALEQALDFVRASLSRGADGSRHVCPDGSYATHGDAPTAITGVIGGSYSDVSIQVANLLRLFQIPQISYASTSAKLSDKSRYDYFARTVPPDFFQAKAMAEILRFFNWTYVSTVASEGDYGETGIEAFELEARARNICVATSEKVGRAMSRAAFEGVVRALLQKPSARVAVLFTRSEDARELLAAAQRLNASFTWVASDGWGALESVVAGSEGAAEGAITIELASYPISDFASYFQSLDPWNNSRNPWFREFWEQRFHCSFRQQDCAAHSLRAVPFEQESKIMFVVNAVYAMAHALHNMHRALCPNTTRLCDAMRPVNGRRLYKDFVLNVKFDAPFRPADTHSEVRFDRFGDGIGRYNIFTYLQAGGGRYRYQKVGYWAEGLTLDTSLIPWASPSAGPLPASRCSEPCLQNEVKSVQPGEVCCWLCIPCQPYEYRLDEFTCADCGLGYWPNASLTGCFELPQEYIRWGDAWAVGPVTIACLGALATLFVLGVFVRHNATPVVKASGRELCYILLGGVFLCYCMTFVFIAKPSTAVCTLRRLGLGTAFSVCYSALLTKTNRIARIFGGAREGAQRPRFISPASQVAICLALISGQLLIVATWLVVEAPGTGKETAPERREVVTLRCNHRDASMLGSLAYNVLLIALCTLYAFKTRKCPENFNEAKFIGFTMYTTCIIWLAFLPIFYVTSSDYRVQTTTMCVSVSLSGSVVLGCLFAPKLHIILFQPQKNVVSHRTPTSRFGSAAARASSSLGQGSGSQFVPTVCNGREVVDSTTSSL